The following are encoded in a window of Kogia breviceps isolate mKogBre1 chromosome 12, mKogBre1 haplotype 1, whole genome shotgun sequence genomic DNA:
- the LOC131767412 gene encoding C-type lectin domain family 1 member B-like, whose protein sequence is MQDEDGYVILNIKTQKPALTSGDPASSSLWRVMALILLILCVGIAVGLVALGIMSVMQQNYLQAENEHLSGTLKQLARKFCQDLIQQSGQKESHKCSPCDIHWRYYGDGCYGFFRHNLTWKDSKKYCADVNATLLKITREDMLQYISRRTGLIRWVGLSRQKSSDVWMWEDGSVPSKNLFKLSGTATENMNCAYFHNGKIHPTFCENKHYLMCERKAGMTKVDQLL, encoded by the exons ATGCAGGATGAAGATGGATACGTCATCTTAAATATTAAAACTCAAAAACCAGCTCTCACTTCAG GTGACCCTGCTTCCTCCTCTTTGTGGCGTGTGATGGCTTTGATTCTGCTGATCTTGTGCGTGGGGATAGCTGTCGGGCTGGTGGCTCTGGGGATTATGT CTGTCATGCAGCAAAACTACCTACAAGCTGAGAATGAACATCTCTCAGGAACTCTGAAACAATTAGCCAGGAAGTTCTGCCAAGATTTAATACAACAATCAGGACAAAAGGAAA GCCATAAATGCAGCCCATGTGACATACACTGGAGATACTATGGAGACGGTTGCTATGGATTCTTCAGGCACAACTTGACATGGAAAGACAGTAAGAAGTATTGTGCTGATGTAAATGCTACTCTTCTGAAGATCACCAGGGAGGACATGCTG CAATACATCAGTAGGAGGACTGGACTAATTCGTTGGGTTGGATTGTCCCGCCAGAAATCCAGTGACGTCTGGATGTGGGAAGACGGCTCAGTTCCCTCCAAAAATTT GTTCAAGCTTTCTGGAACTGCAACAGAAAATATGAATTGTGCTTATTTTCATAATGGGAAAATTCACCCTACCTTCTGTGAGAACAAACATTATTTAATGTGTGAAAGGAAGGCAGGCATGACAAAGGTGGACCAACTACTTTAA